The Dendropsophus ebraccatus isolate aDenEbr1 chromosome 10, aDenEbr1.pat, whole genome shotgun sequence genome has a segment encoding these proteins:
- the LOC138802626 gene encoding beta-1,4-galactosyltransferase galt-1-like, with translation MIWQAGNLPWQKMKEISALYRGHLSVMKPYAPLMKTGKLFILICIIITLILIYYIWFVKLTIDMRKGKVKEPFSTDEPICKHNVVQDTIFKVKNSKTFLVSAYLDLRGSRIVRILGITNQHDPDSLLCDFCLVRYNYSNYAELQVHSDHFGFPYATTDLLCFIQDDRDPEYVSLYRGEDLSPVFLKIQNTNIQINNKLEPKFQYNFIICISAMFDAYNNVLQFIQSMEMYRMLGAEKVILYYTDSSPLMNDILHYYGNFVELIHWPITSFINVSRGWHYPEHPGDLHYFGQTAALNDCIYRNMYKSKYIALNDIDELIIPIIHKDWPEMVNHFHTTDPTSSVFLFENHVFPTTPQDKANSQTPEEWLSVPGVNILNHVYREPNLPTEINPTKMILNPRSVVRVSVHVPLEFTGGQYQVPSDFAKLCHYREPKQKDLDRSLLIPDNILSRYEPKLTEEVNRVFADVKEYITKRTFQSGVKSLSSFENQSLSRGVH, from the exons ATGATTTGGCAG GCTGGCAATCTACCATGGCAGAAGATGAAAGAAATAAGTGCCTTGTATCGTGGTCACCTATCAGTGATGAAGCCATACGCACCCTTAATGAAAACCGGCAAACTTTTTATTCTCATCTGCATTATAATCACCCTGATCCTGATCTACTATATCTGGTTTGTAAAGCTTACCATCGATATGAGAAAGGGGAAGGTAAAAGAACCTTTTAGCACAGACGAGCCGATATGTAAACACAATGTAGTGCAAGATACAATCTTTAAAGTCAAGAACAGTAAGACCTTCCTTGTATCGGCCTACTTGGACCTCCGTGGCAGCAGGATTGTCCGGATTTTGGGTATAACCAATCAACATGATCCGGATTCTTTGCTGTGTGACTTTTGTCTAGTCCGCTATAATTACTCAAACTATGCAGAGCTTCAGGTCCACAGCGACCACTTTGGTTTTCCCTATGCCACCACAGATCTTCTGTGTTTTATCCAAGATGACAGAGACCCAGAATATGTATCTCTATACCGAGGAGAAGACCTTTCTCCAGTATTCTTAAAAATACAGAATACTAATATACAGATTAATAATAAATTGGAGCCTAAGTTccagtataactttattatttgtaTTTCGGCCATGTTCGATGCTTACAACAATGTTCTCCAGTTTATTCAGTCCATGGAGATGTACCGCATGTTGGGTGCCGAAAAGGTGATCCTTTACTATACCGATTCTAGTCCCCTAATGAATGACATTCTGCACTATTACGGAAACTTTGTAGAACTTATTCATTGGCCCATTACCTCTTTTATCAATGTTTCCAGGGGCTGGCACTACCCAGAACATCCAGGAGACCTCCATTACTTTGGTCAGACAGCAGCTCTGAATGACTGCATTTACCGCAACATGTACAAGAGTAAATACATAGCTCTTAATGACATCGATGAGCTGATAATCCCCATAATCCACAAAGACTGGCCAGAAATGGTGAACCATTTTCATACAACTGACCCAACCTCCAGTGTTTTTCTTTTCGAAAACCATGTTTTTCCCACCACCCCCCAAGATAAGGCCAATTCCCAAACCCCCGAAGAGTGGCTCTCTGTCCCAGGAGTCAACATCCTCAACCATGTTTATCGGGAGCCCAATTTGCCGACTGAAATCAATCCTACAAAGATGATCTTAAACCCCCGGAGCGTTGTGAGAGTATCAGTCCACGTTCCACTTGAGTTTACTGGGGGTCAGTACCAAGTTCCCAGTGACTTTGCTAAACTTTGTCATTACCGAGAACCTAAACAAAAAGACCTAGACAGGAGTCTCCTGATTCCTGACAACATCTTGTCAAGATATGAACCGAAATTGACGGAGGAAGTAAATCGGGTATTCGCTGATGTCAAGGAGTACATTACAAAAAGAACATTTCAGTCTGGAGTGAAAAGTCTGTCATCTTTTGAGAACCAGAGCCTTTCCCGTGGGGTGCACTAA